The Candidatus Edwardsbacteria bacterium genome has a segment encoding these proteins:
- a CDS encoding adenylate/guanylate cyclase domain-containing protein: protein MIYLKKIKPGSSEDKLEKLVKERLTAGADKKEIDRRIWDLFGGEYCVMFTDLSGFSRNVAQFGIIHFLQTIYQSECVLAPVIDENDGLVLKFDGDSLLIVFRDVPQAITAAVAMQRKLKTFNMDKSQEEKVLLCIGLGYGPMLRIGDSDIFGAEVNAASKLGEDVAEAGQVLVTESVRKRAGDIPGISFEKVAQAPAWMGKAYDLKYIA from the coding sequence ATGATATACCTGAAAAAGATCAAACCGGGATCCTCCGAGGACAAACTGGAGAAGCTGGTCAAGGAAAGGCTCACGGCGGGCGCCGACAAAAAGGAGATCGACCGCCGGATATGGGACCTGTTCGGCGGGGAGTACTGCGTGATGTTCACCGATCTTTCCGGATTCTCCCGCAACGTGGCCCAGTTCGGGATAATTCACTTCCTGCAGACCATCTACCAGTCGGAATGTGTCCTGGCGCCGGTAATTGATGAGAACGATGGCCTGGTGCTCAAGTTCGACGGGGACAGCCTGCTGATAGTCTTCCGGGACGTGCCCCAGGCGATTACCGCTGCCGTCGCCATGCAGAGGAAACTCAAAACATTCAATATGGACAAGTCCCAGGAGGAAAAAGTGCTGCTCTGTATCGGGCTGGGTTACGGCCCCATGCTGAGGATAGGGGATTCGGACATCTTCGGGGCCGAGGTCAACGCGGCCAGCAAGCTGGGCGAGGACGTGGCGGAGGCCGGGCAGGTCCTGGTCACCGAGAGCGTCAGAAAGAGGGCCGGCGATATTCCGGGTATCTCATTTGAGAAGGTTGCCCAGGCCCCCGCCTGGATGGGCAAGGCCTATGATCTGAAATATATCGCCTGA